From a region of the Cucumis sativus cultivar 9930 chromosome 6, Cucumber_9930_V3, whole genome shotgun sequence genome:
- the LOC101208792 gene encoding switch 2 isoform X2: MAVVIRCVDRRNNEIFRSSFSQIKNQAIVSPNFFANSTTLMSFQTLKETLKPCKSLSSSASAPTSPISSNPSFFQGSEVSFLRKPPKSSLSLQLLRLQDSFPPPECRTQCQNQQTQVRVKTGEEEEEENGVEVPEPDVSKKRSELGQFQFDHTGPFEPLILSSKDDFPLVQVPPSINCRLLEHQREGVKFLYGLYKNGHGGILGDDMGLGKTIQTIAFLAAVYAKDGDGIQKETCGKKKDPILIVSPTSVIHNWENEFSKWANFSVAVYHGTNRDLIYDKLEAGAIEVLITSFDTYRIHGGILSEVKWEILIIDEAHRLKNEKSKLYSACAGIKTLKRFGLTGTIMQNKIMELFNLFDLVAPGSLGTREHFREFFDEPLKHGQRSTAPERFIRIADERKQHLAAVLHKYMLRRTKQETIGHLMLGKEDNVVFCAMSELQKRVYRRMLQLPDIQCLINKDLPCGCGSPLTQAECCKRTVQNGIIWPYLHRDNPEGCDSCPFCIVLPCLVKLQQISNHLELIKPNPKDDSEKQRRDAEFASAVYGSDIDLVGGSAQNESFMALSDVRHCGKMRALDKLFSSWTSQGDKILLFSYSVRMLDILEKFIVRKGYSFSRLDGSTPTNMRQSLVDDFNSSPSKQVFLISTRAGGLGLNLVSANRVVIFDPNWNPAQDLQAQDRSFRFGQKRHVVVFRLLAAGSLEELVYSRQVYKQQLSNIAVSGKMEKRYFEGVQDCKEFQGELFGICNLFSDLSDKLFTSEIIEMHEEKETNDELASNTDQNTSNAGSSVPSDKSNVVSSAVNTNTNKPMLEDLGIVYAHRNEDVVNSGPGTQAKMALPVAQDCTPKQPHVPEIKKRKLDDLSSSMDRKKIQYRILAEFVGMGELEFSKWLLSATPMQRQKVLKDYRRRKEKIPNG; the protein is encoded by the exons ATGGCGGTTGTCATTCGGTGTGTTGATCGCCGGAACAATGAAATATTTAGGTCATCCTTCTCCCAAATCAAGAATCAAGCGATCGTCTCGCCCaatttttttgcaaattcAACTACTTTGATGTCGTTTCAGACTTTGAAAGAGACCCTTAAACCCTGCAAAAGCCTCTCCTCATCGGCATCTGCGCCCACTTCTCCCATTTCTTCAAACCCCTCATTCTTCCAAGGATCTGAGGTTAGTTTTCTTCGAAAACCCCCCAaatcctctctctctttgcAGCTTCTGCGCCTGCAGGATTCATTTCCCCCGCCTGAATGTCGAACACAGTGTCAAAACCAGCAGACTCAAGTTAGAGTTAAGACaggggaagaggaagaggaagagaatgGCGTGGAGGTGCCAGAACCAGACGTATCGAAGAAGAGAAGCGAATTGGGTCAGTTCCAGTTTGATCATACAGGCCCATTCGAACCTTTGATTTTGTCGTCGAAGGATGATTTTCCTCTCGTAcag GTGCCTCCATCTATCAATTGTAGGTTACTTGAACATCAAAGAGAAGGAGTCAAATTCTTGTATGGTTTATACAAGAACGGCCATGGAGGCATTCTTGGAGATGACAt GGGGCTTGGAAAGACCATTCAAACTATTGCTTTCCTGGCTGCTGTGTACGCCAAAGATGGAGATGGGATCCAGAAGGAAACTtgtggaaagaaaaaggatcCTATACTAATAGTATCTCCCACTTCGGTAATCCATAATTGGGAGAATGAATTCTCAAAATGGGCAAACTTCAGTGTTGCAGTTTATCATGGGACAAACCGTGACTTGATTTATGATAAACTAGAAGCAGGTGCTATAGAGGTACTTATCACAAGCTTTGATACATACCGAATCCATGGTGGCATTCTGTCGGAGGTCAAATGGGAGATTTTGATCATCGATGAGGCTCACCGGCTTAAGAATGAGAAATCAAAACTCTACAGTGCATGTGCAGgaataaaaactttgaagcGCTTTGGTCTTACTGGAACTATAATGCAGAACAAAATTATGGAACTATTTAATCTCTTTGATTTGGTTGCACCTGGATCCTTGGGTACTCGAGAACATTTCCGTGAGTTCTTTGACGAACCCCTCAAGCATGGCCAAAGGTCAACTGCTCCTGAAAGATTCATACGGATTGCTGATGAAAGAAAACAGCATTTAGCTGCAGTTCTTCATAAATATATGCTAAGAAGGACAAAGCAAGAGACAATTGGGCATCTTATGTTGGGAAAGGAAGataatgttgttttttgtGCCATGAGCGAATTGCAAAAAAGGGTTTATAGAAGAATGTTACAACTACCAGATATCCAATGCCTTATTAATAAAGACCTTCCTTGTGGCTGTGGGAGCCCTCTCACCCAAGCAGAGTGTTGCAAAAGGACTGTACAAAATGGAATTATTTGGCCTTACCTTCACAGAGACAATCCAGAGGGTTGTGATTCATGTCCTTTCTGTATTGTTCTTCCTTGCCTTGTCAAACTTCAACAG ATAAGCAACCATCTGGAACTGATTAAACCAAATCCAAAGGATGATTCTGAAAAGCAAAGGAGAGATGCAGAGTTTGCTTCTGCAGTCTATGGCTCTGATATTGATCTTGTTGGAGGCAGTGCTCAAAACGAGAGCTTCATGGCCCTTAGTGATGTTAGACATTGTGGTAAAATGCGAGCTCTggataaattattttcctcTTGGACTTCACAGGGTGATAAGATTCTTCTATTCAGTTACTCTGTCAG GATGCTGGACATACTAGAAAAGTTTATTGTACGTAAAGGTTATTCATTCTCGAGACTTGATGGTTCCACTCCAACCAACATGCGCCAATCTCTAGTTGACGACTTCAACTCGAGCCCAAGCAAGCAG GTTTTCCTAATATCTACTAGAGCTGGTGGCCTTGGATTGAACCTTGTGAGTGCGAACAGAGTTGTGATCTTCGATCCAAACTGGAATCCTGCACAAGATTTGCAGGCACAGGATAGGTCATTTCGCTTTGGGCAGAAACGACATGTTGTTGTTTTCCGCCTTCTTGCTGCTGGTTCACTTGAAGAACTTGTGTACTCTCGCCAAGTATACAAACAGCAGTTATCAAATATTGCTGTCTCTGGGAAAATGGAGAAGCGGTATTTTGAAGGTGTTCAG GATTGTAAAGAATTCCAAGGTGAGCTTTTTGGTATCTGCAATTTGTTCTCGGACCTGTCGGATAAGCTCTTCACTAGTGAGATCATTGAGATGCAcgaggaaaaagaaacaaatgacGAGCTTGCCTCAAACACAGACCAGAATACCTCCAACGCTGGATCTTCTGTTCCTTCTGACAAAAGCAATGTTGTCAGTTCTGCAGTAAATACTAACACAAATAAGCCTATGCTTGAAGACTTAG GTATTGTATATGCGCATAGAAATGAAGACGTAGTGAATTCTGGACCTGGAACACAAGCAAAAATGGCCTTGCCGGTAGCTCAAGATTGTACACCCAAGCAGCCACACGTTCCagagataaagaaaaggaaactaGATGATTTGTCTTCATCCATGGACCGTAAGAAGATCCAGTATCGTATTCTTGCTGAATTTGTGGGAATGGGCGAGTTAGAATTCAGCAAATGGTTACTATCTGCAACCCCAATGCAAAGGCAGAAAGTACTTAAAGACTACAGGAggagaaaggaaaagataCCAAATGGCTGA
- the LOC101208551 gene encoding early nodulin-like protein 1, whose product MGFGRLIIVGLVSVMGLAMVCSCEARKFYVGGKDGWGLNPSESFNHWAERNRFQVNDTLYFKYKNETESVLVVSKEDYFSCNTKNPVISLNENNGESVFKFGHSGPFYFITGNADSCQKGQKLIVVVLALTHNKHHHNQTQPPHSSFPPVAPPSQSQSPTAESPEKSGTAPAPAKSSASGRGGVVFSLLGVGMINVVVLLV is encoded by the exons ATGGGGTTTGGAAGgttaattattgttggttTAGTGAGTGTTATGGGTTTAGCTATGGTCTGTTCATGTGAAGCTCGCAAATTTTATGTTGGTGGCAAAGATGGTTGGGGTTTGAACCCCTCTGAAAGCTTCAATCATTGGGCTGAACGTAATAGGTTTCAAGTCAATGATACTCTTT ATTTCAAGTACAAAAACGAGACAGAATCAGTGTTGGTTGTAAGCAAAGAAGATTATTTTTCATGCAACACCAAAAACCCAGTAATTTCcttgaatgaaaataatggTGAATCAGTCTTCAAATTTGGTCACTCTGGtcctttttatttcatcaCTGGAAATGCTGATTCATGTCAAAAGGGTCAAAAGCTCATTGTTGTGGTTCTCGCTTTGACACATAATAAACATCACCACAATCAGACTCAGCCCCCACATTCTTCCTTTCCTCCGGTGGCTCCTCCCTCGCAATCCCAAAGCCCCACCGCCGAGTCACCGGAAAAATCTGGAACCGCGCCTGCTCCAGCCAAGAGTTCTGCCTCTGGCCGAGGTGGAGTTGTATTCAGTTTGTTGGGCGTAGGGATGATCAATGTTGTTGTTCTTTTAGTGTga
- the LOC101208792 gene encoding switch 2 isoform X1, with translation MAVVIRCVDRRNNEIFRSSFSQIKNQAIVSPNFFANSTTLMSFQTLKETLKPCKSLSSSASAPTSPISSNPSFFQGSEVSFLRKPPKSSLSLQLLRLQDSFPPPECRTQCQNQQTQVRVKTGEEEEEENGVEVPEPDVSKKRSELGQFQFDHTGPFEPLILSSKDDFPLVQVPPSINCRLLEHQREGVKFLYGLYKNGHGGILGDDMGLGKTIQTIAFLAAVYAKDGDGIQKETCGKKKDPILIVSPTSVIHNWENEFSKWANFSVAVYHGTNRDLIYDKLEAGAIEVLITSFDTYRIHGGILSEVKWEILIIDEAHRLKNEKSKLYSACAGIKTLKRFGLTGTIMQNKIMELFNLFDLVAPGSLGTREHFREFFDEPLKHGQRSTAPERFIRIADERKQHLAAVLHKYMLRRTKQETIGHLMLGKEDNVVFCAMSELQKRVYRRMLQLPDIQCLINKDLPCGCGSPLTQAECCKRTVQNGIIWPYLHRDNPEGCDSCPFCIVLPCLVKLQQISNHLELIKPNPKDDSEKQRRDAEFASAVYGSDIDLVGGSAQNESFMALSDVRHCGKMRALDKLFSSWTSQGDKILLFSYSVRMLDILEKFIVRKGYSFSRLDGSTPTNMRQSLVDDFNSSPSKQVFLISTRAGGLGLNLVSANRVVIFDPNWNPAQDLQAQDRSFRFGQKRHVVVFRLLAAGSLEELVYSRQVYKQQLSNIAVSGKMEKRYFEGVQDCKEFQGELFGICNLFSDLSDKLFTSEIIEMHEEKETNDELASNTDQNTSNAGSSVPSDKSNVVSSAVNTNTNKPMLEDLDHCFVGIVYAHRNEDVVNSGPGTQAKMALPVAQDCTPKQPHVPEIKKRKLDDLSSSMDRKKIQYRILAEFVGMGELEFSKWLLSATPMQRQKVLKDYRRRKEKIPNG, from the exons ATGGCGGTTGTCATTCGGTGTGTTGATCGCCGGAACAATGAAATATTTAGGTCATCCTTCTCCCAAATCAAGAATCAAGCGATCGTCTCGCCCaatttttttgcaaattcAACTACTTTGATGTCGTTTCAGACTTTGAAAGAGACCCTTAAACCCTGCAAAAGCCTCTCCTCATCGGCATCTGCGCCCACTTCTCCCATTTCTTCAAACCCCTCATTCTTCCAAGGATCTGAGGTTAGTTTTCTTCGAAAACCCCCCAaatcctctctctctttgcAGCTTCTGCGCCTGCAGGATTCATTTCCCCCGCCTGAATGTCGAACACAGTGTCAAAACCAGCAGACTCAAGTTAGAGTTAAGACaggggaagaggaagaggaagagaatgGCGTGGAGGTGCCAGAACCAGACGTATCGAAGAAGAGAAGCGAATTGGGTCAGTTCCAGTTTGATCATACAGGCCCATTCGAACCTTTGATTTTGTCGTCGAAGGATGATTTTCCTCTCGTAcag GTGCCTCCATCTATCAATTGTAGGTTACTTGAACATCAAAGAGAAGGAGTCAAATTCTTGTATGGTTTATACAAGAACGGCCATGGAGGCATTCTTGGAGATGACAt GGGGCTTGGAAAGACCATTCAAACTATTGCTTTCCTGGCTGCTGTGTACGCCAAAGATGGAGATGGGATCCAGAAGGAAACTtgtggaaagaaaaaggatcCTATACTAATAGTATCTCCCACTTCGGTAATCCATAATTGGGAGAATGAATTCTCAAAATGGGCAAACTTCAGTGTTGCAGTTTATCATGGGACAAACCGTGACTTGATTTATGATAAACTAGAAGCAGGTGCTATAGAGGTACTTATCACAAGCTTTGATACATACCGAATCCATGGTGGCATTCTGTCGGAGGTCAAATGGGAGATTTTGATCATCGATGAGGCTCACCGGCTTAAGAATGAGAAATCAAAACTCTACAGTGCATGTGCAGgaataaaaactttgaagcGCTTTGGTCTTACTGGAACTATAATGCAGAACAAAATTATGGAACTATTTAATCTCTTTGATTTGGTTGCACCTGGATCCTTGGGTACTCGAGAACATTTCCGTGAGTTCTTTGACGAACCCCTCAAGCATGGCCAAAGGTCAACTGCTCCTGAAAGATTCATACGGATTGCTGATGAAAGAAAACAGCATTTAGCTGCAGTTCTTCATAAATATATGCTAAGAAGGACAAAGCAAGAGACAATTGGGCATCTTATGTTGGGAAAGGAAGataatgttgttttttgtGCCATGAGCGAATTGCAAAAAAGGGTTTATAGAAGAATGTTACAACTACCAGATATCCAATGCCTTATTAATAAAGACCTTCCTTGTGGCTGTGGGAGCCCTCTCACCCAAGCAGAGTGTTGCAAAAGGACTGTACAAAATGGAATTATTTGGCCTTACCTTCACAGAGACAATCCAGAGGGTTGTGATTCATGTCCTTTCTGTATTGTTCTTCCTTGCCTTGTCAAACTTCAACAG ATAAGCAACCATCTGGAACTGATTAAACCAAATCCAAAGGATGATTCTGAAAAGCAAAGGAGAGATGCAGAGTTTGCTTCTGCAGTCTATGGCTCTGATATTGATCTTGTTGGAGGCAGTGCTCAAAACGAGAGCTTCATGGCCCTTAGTGATGTTAGACATTGTGGTAAAATGCGAGCTCTggataaattattttcctcTTGGACTTCACAGGGTGATAAGATTCTTCTATTCAGTTACTCTGTCAG GATGCTGGACATACTAGAAAAGTTTATTGTACGTAAAGGTTATTCATTCTCGAGACTTGATGGTTCCACTCCAACCAACATGCGCCAATCTCTAGTTGACGACTTCAACTCGAGCCCAAGCAAGCAG GTTTTCCTAATATCTACTAGAGCTGGTGGCCTTGGATTGAACCTTGTGAGTGCGAACAGAGTTGTGATCTTCGATCCAAACTGGAATCCTGCACAAGATTTGCAGGCACAGGATAGGTCATTTCGCTTTGGGCAGAAACGACATGTTGTTGTTTTCCGCCTTCTTGCTGCTGGTTCACTTGAAGAACTTGTGTACTCTCGCCAAGTATACAAACAGCAGTTATCAAATATTGCTGTCTCTGGGAAAATGGAGAAGCGGTATTTTGAAGGTGTTCAG GATTGTAAAGAATTCCAAGGTGAGCTTTTTGGTATCTGCAATTTGTTCTCGGACCTGTCGGATAAGCTCTTCACTAGTGAGATCATTGAGATGCAcgaggaaaaagaaacaaatgacGAGCTTGCCTCAAACACAGACCAGAATACCTCCAACGCTGGATCTTCTGTTCCTTCTGACAAAAGCAATGTTGTCAGTTCTGCAGTAAATACTAACACAAATAAGCCTATGCTTGAAGACTTAG ATCATTGTTTTGTAGGTATTGTATATGCGCATAGAAATGAAGACGTAGTGAATTCTGGACCTGGAACACAAGCAAAAATGGCCTTGCCGGTAGCTCAAGATTGTACACCCAAGCAGCCACACGTTCCagagataaagaaaaggaaactaGATGATTTGTCTTCATCCATGGACCGTAAGAAGATCCAGTATCGTATTCTTGCTGAATTTGTGGGAATGGGCGAGTTAGAATTCAGCAAATGGTTACTATCTGCAACCCCAATGCAAAGGCAGAAAGTACTTAAAGACTACAGGAggagaaaggaaaagataCCAAATGGCTGA
- the LOC101208792 gene encoding switch 2 isoform X3 has product MAWRCQNQTYRRREANWVPPSINCRLLEHQREGVKFLYGLYKNGHGGILGDDMGLGKTIQTIAFLAAVYAKDGDGIQKETCGKKKDPILIVSPTSVIHNWENEFSKWANFSVAVYHGTNRDLIYDKLEAGAIEVLITSFDTYRIHGGILSEVKWEILIIDEAHRLKNEKSKLYSACAGIKTLKRFGLTGTIMQNKIMELFNLFDLVAPGSLGTREHFREFFDEPLKHGQRSTAPERFIRIADERKQHLAAVLHKYMLRRTKQETIGHLMLGKEDNVVFCAMSELQKRVYRRMLQLPDIQCLINKDLPCGCGSPLTQAECCKRTVQNGIIWPYLHRDNPEGCDSCPFCIVLPCLVKLQQISNHLELIKPNPKDDSEKQRRDAEFASAVYGSDIDLVGGSAQNESFMALSDVRHCGKMRALDKLFSSWTSQGDKILLFSYSVRMLDILEKFIVRKGYSFSRLDGSTPTNMRQSLVDDFNSSPSKQVFLISTRAGGLGLNLVSANRVVIFDPNWNPAQDLQAQDRSFRFGQKRHVVVFRLLAAGSLEELVYSRQVYKQQLSNIAVSGKMEKRYFEGVQDCKEFQGELFGICNLFSDLSDKLFTSEIIEMHEEKETNDELASNTDQNTSNAGSSVPSDKSNVVSSAVNTNTNKPMLEDLDHCFVGIVYAHRNEDVVNSGPGTQAKMALPVAQDCTPKQPHVPEIKKRKLDDLSSSMDRKKIQYRILAEFVGMGELEFSKWLLSATPMQRQKVLKDYRRRKEKIPNG; this is encoded by the exons atgGCGTGGAGGTGCCAGAACCAGACGTATCGAAGAAGAGAAGCGAATTGG GTGCCTCCATCTATCAATTGTAGGTTACTTGAACATCAAAGAGAAGGAGTCAAATTCTTGTATGGTTTATACAAGAACGGCCATGGAGGCATTCTTGGAGATGACAt GGGGCTTGGAAAGACCATTCAAACTATTGCTTTCCTGGCTGCTGTGTACGCCAAAGATGGAGATGGGATCCAGAAGGAAACTtgtggaaagaaaaaggatcCTATACTAATAGTATCTCCCACTTCGGTAATCCATAATTGGGAGAATGAATTCTCAAAATGGGCAAACTTCAGTGTTGCAGTTTATCATGGGACAAACCGTGACTTGATTTATGATAAACTAGAAGCAGGTGCTATAGAGGTACTTATCACAAGCTTTGATACATACCGAATCCATGGTGGCATTCTGTCGGAGGTCAAATGGGAGATTTTGATCATCGATGAGGCTCACCGGCTTAAGAATGAGAAATCAAAACTCTACAGTGCATGTGCAGgaataaaaactttgaagcGCTTTGGTCTTACTGGAACTATAATGCAGAACAAAATTATGGAACTATTTAATCTCTTTGATTTGGTTGCACCTGGATCCTTGGGTACTCGAGAACATTTCCGTGAGTTCTTTGACGAACCCCTCAAGCATGGCCAAAGGTCAACTGCTCCTGAAAGATTCATACGGATTGCTGATGAAAGAAAACAGCATTTAGCTGCAGTTCTTCATAAATATATGCTAAGAAGGACAAAGCAAGAGACAATTGGGCATCTTATGTTGGGAAAGGAAGataatgttgttttttgtGCCATGAGCGAATTGCAAAAAAGGGTTTATAGAAGAATGTTACAACTACCAGATATCCAATGCCTTATTAATAAAGACCTTCCTTGTGGCTGTGGGAGCCCTCTCACCCAAGCAGAGTGTTGCAAAAGGACTGTACAAAATGGAATTATTTGGCCTTACCTTCACAGAGACAATCCAGAGGGTTGTGATTCATGTCCTTTCTGTATTGTTCTTCCTTGCCTTGTCAAACTTCAACAG ATAAGCAACCATCTGGAACTGATTAAACCAAATCCAAAGGATGATTCTGAAAAGCAAAGGAGAGATGCAGAGTTTGCTTCTGCAGTCTATGGCTCTGATATTGATCTTGTTGGAGGCAGTGCTCAAAACGAGAGCTTCATGGCCCTTAGTGATGTTAGACATTGTGGTAAAATGCGAGCTCTggataaattattttcctcTTGGACTTCACAGGGTGATAAGATTCTTCTATTCAGTTACTCTGTCAG GATGCTGGACATACTAGAAAAGTTTATTGTACGTAAAGGTTATTCATTCTCGAGACTTGATGGTTCCACTCCAACCAACATGCGCCAATCTCTAGTTGACGACTTCAACTCGAGCCCAAGCAAGCAG GTTTTCCTAATATCTACTAGAGCTGGTGGCCTTGGATTGAACCTTGTGAGTGCGAACAGAGTTGTGATCTTCGATCCAAACTGGAATCCTGCACAAGATTTGCAGGCACAGGATAGGTCATTTCGCTTTGGGCAGAAACGACATGTTGTTGTTTTCCGCCTTCTTGCTGCTGGTTCACTTGAAGAACTTGTGTACTCTCGCCAAGTATACAAACAGCAGTTATCAAATATTGCTGTCTCTGGGAAAATGGAGAAGCGGTATTTTGAAGGTGTTCAG GATTGTAAAGAATTCCAAGGTGAGCTTTTTGGTATCTGCAATTTGTTCTCGGACCTGTCGGATAAGCTCTTCACTAGTGAGATCATTGAGATGCAcgaggaaaaagaaacaaatgacGAGCTTGCCTCAAACACAGACCAGAATACCTCCAACGCTGGATCTTCTGTTCCTTCTGACAAAAGCAATGTTGTCAGTTCTGCAGTAAATACTAACACAAATAAGCCTATGCTTGAAGACTTAG ATCATTGTTTTGTAGGTATTGTATATGCGCATAGAAATGAAGACGTAGTGAATTCTGGACCTGGAACACAAGCAAAAATGGCCTTGCCGGTAGCTCAAGATTGTACACCCAAGCAGCCACACGTTCCagagataaagaaaaggaaactaGATGATTTGTCTTCATCCATGGACCGTAAGAAGATCCAGTATCGTATTCTTGCTGAATTTGTGGGAATGGGCGAGTTAGAATTCAGCAAATGGTTACTATCTGCAACCCCAATGCAAAGGCAGAAAGTACTTAAAGACTACAGGAggagaaaggaaaagataCCAAATGGCTGA